Genomic DNA from Roseburia intestinalis L1-82:
GATACCTCATAGTTAAAATCGACGTGCCCAGGTGTGTCGATCAGGTTAAAAATATACTCTTCCCCGTCATTTGCCTTATAAATGATACGGACTGCCTGTGACTTGATCGTAATTCCACGCTCACGCTCTAAATCCATATTGTCAAGAACCTGCGCCTGCATCTCACGGCTGGTCAAAGTTCCTGTACGTTCTATGATACGATCGGCAAGTGTCGATTTACCGTGATCGATATGTGCTATAATACAAAAATTTCTGATTTTACTCTGATCTATTGACATATTACTCTCCATTTCAAAAAAAAATACGCCGGGCATATGCCCATACGTTTTTATTATACGGGAAAAGCAAAGGAAACGTCAAGTCATCCGCAATCCTCTTTCATGTTTCATTTTCATTTATTAACAATTAAAATACAAAAATTCACAATATGTTCACTGGATTTTTAGTACTTTTGGGTACATAATAGACTTGCTGTTAAATATTTAACAGCTGGGTTTCTATCGTCAATATGACAAAACCCCCTTCTTAATATGAAAATCCCCCACGCAGTGGCTGCAAACACTGCGTGGGGGATTTTTTATATCATGTGCAAAACCAGCACATGATCGTGATCTACACTTGCTTCACTCGGCTATCTTATTATTTCATTGAACTCTTACTTTTATTCATAAATCGGATAAGAGATTCCCTCTCTCATAAATACCGGAATCACATCGATCGGTGCCGGTACTGTCACATAATTTCCGCCCTCGTATACCTTTTTCGTGTAGGCATCCGTCCATTTTGTACCTGCTGGGAGATATACCCTGCGCTCTGTCGCACCTGCCTCCATGACCGGTGCCACTAAAAGATCTGGTCCGAACATATACGCATCCTCCACGTTCCAGCTCTCTTTATCCTCCGCAAAATCAAAGAACAGTGGACGCATCACCGGTGCACCCGTTTTACTTGCCTGTTCCATGCAACTACGGATGTATAGTCGCAGACGTTCACGGATAAACAGATATTTTTTCAGGATCTCATAATTGTCCTCCCCAAAACTCCACACTTCATTATCCTGACCGGAAGTAAGCTGGCGCACACCATCGATAAACTCCTGCTCTCTCTCGTACCACGGAGAACGCTCCCCATGCATACGGAATACCGGGCAGAATGCACCCCAGGCAAACCAGCGCACCAGAAGTTCTTTAAATGCCGGATCTTTGATATCCCCGCCAAGAAAGCCTCCGATATCCGATGTCCACCACGGAATACCAGCCACGCACATATTAAGTCCTGCCTGCAGCTGCTCTCTCATGGAGCGGAAGGACGAGTACACATCCCCGGACCAGGTAAGAACGCCATATTTCTGGCTGCCTGCCCATGCACAGCGCACCAGACTCATGATATCTTTTTCTCCCTCCGCTTTCAATCCGTCATAAAATCCTTTCGCATAGCCAACCGGATAAACGTTGCTGCACTGCAGTGCCGGTCCCTCATAATAGCGGTAATTATCAAAATCATATGGTCCATACTCCGGTTCCGCTTCATCTAACCAGAAACAGCGAATTCCGTTTTTATAGTAATTTTCCTTACATTTTTCCCATACAAATTTCTGCGCGCCCGGATTGGTCGCATCGTAAAATACGGTATTTCCCATCCAGCTCATATGATAGGAAAGTCCACGATCCGGTGTGACAAGATATCCGCGGTCGTTCATCTCGCCATAGTTTTCGCTGCGCTCATCCACGGTCGGCCAGACAGAGACAACCGTCTCGATTCCCATGCTCTTTAACTCATCCACCATCGCTTTCGGGTCCGGCCAGTCTCTCGGCTCAAATTTAAACTCGCCCTGCATTGTCCAGTGGAAAAAGTCGATCACGATCGCATCCATCGGAAGTCCGCGCTTTTTGTGTTCTCTGGCAACTGCAAGGATTTCATCCTGGTTGCGGTAGCGCAGTTTGCACTGCCAGTATCCCATACCATATTCCGGCATCATCGGAGTCCTTCCGGTTGCCGCAGAATACTGTTCCTCGATTTCAAACGGTGTATCTCCTGCCGTAATAAAGTAGTCCAGTTTTTTTGTGCTCTTTGCGTACCACTCTGTCTTGTTTGCACCAAAAACTGCTGTTCCGATTGCCGGGTTGTTCCAGAAAAATCCATAGCCTCTGCTTGAGACCATAAACGGCACGCTCGCCTGACTGTTTCTGTGCGCCAGTTCTAACATTGCACCTTTTTTATTCAGATTTTTCTCCTGGTACTGTCCCATACCAAATATTTTTTCATCATCAAACGCCTCAAAACGCATAGTCAGTTCGTAATCCGTACTGCCCGGGATCGGTTTTAACTCTCTCGCATCAATGCGCAGCGGCACACAGTAGCGGTTGATCCGGTTTCTGTTTCTCCAGTACTCTTCGGTCAGAAGTTCTCCCTTCTGATTATAATAGCTGATCCATCCCTCCGGGGAGATCACGGCCGTGATTTTTCCATTTTTAACGGTGTAAACTTTTCCGGTCTGATGATATTTTGCAAACTCCTCGCCT
This window encodes:
- a CDS encoding glycoside hydrolase family 31 protein, whose protein sequence is MRVYEENNRLVIADGTLTLWLEPWGENSFRVRMTKEAQMDAHDWALTEEVKMCPLQVECKEVDTTDPWYKGEEFAKYHQTGKVYTVKNGKITAVISPEGWISYYNQKGELLTEEYWRNRNRINRYCVPLRIDARELKPIPGSTDYELTMRFEAFDDEKIFGMGQYQEKNLNKKGAMLELAHRNSQASVPFMVSSRGYGFFWNNPAIGTAVFGANKTEWYAKSTKKLDYFITAGDTPFEIEEQYSAATGRTPMMPEYGMGYWQCKLRYRNQDEILAVAREHKKRGLPMDAIVIDFFHWTMQGEFKFEPRDWPDPKAMVDELKSMGIETVVSVWPTVDERSENYGEMNDRGYLVTPDRGLSYHMSWMGNTVFYDATNPGAQKFVWEKCKENYYKNGIRCFWLDEAEPEYGPYDFDNYRYYEGPALQCSNVYPVGYAKGFYDGLKAEGEKDIMSLVRCAWAGSQKYGVLTWSGDVYSSFRSMREQLQAGLNMCVAGIPWWTSDIGGFLGGDIKDPAFKELLVRWFAWGAFCPVFRMHGERSPWYEREQEFIDGVRQLTSGQDNEVWSFGEDNYEILKKYLFIRERLRLYIRSCMEQASKTGAPVMRPLFFDFAEDKESWNVEDAYMFGPDLLVAPVMEAGATERRVYLPAGTKWTDAYTKKVYEGGNYVTVPAPIDVIPVFMREGISYPIYE